One Thermodesulfobacteriota bacterium genomic window carries:
- a CDS encoding transposase, translated as MPRIARLDTPGLLHHVIIRGIERRKIFTDDKDRENFIDRLDVLLPKTKTQCYAWSFLSNHAHFLIRSGPMGIAALMRRLLTGYAVSYNRRHKRHGQLFQNRYKSIICEEDIYLLELVRYIHLNPLRAKVVVELDELNSYPYCGHSALMGKQQRGWQDVEYVLGYFGKRVGEARKKYISYVQEGIALGRRPELVGGGLIRSLGGWDEIKKMRLEGQDRIKSDQRILGGSNFARYVLSESEGEFSRKHKLKQLGYDFEKVVERVCDLFQMEKEFITQRGNQRDRVKARDLVCYWSVIELGISMVDVARRLDITPAAVSYSVQRGERMAKREGYQLDS; from the coding sequence ATGCCAAGGATAGCCCGATTAGACACTCCCGGTTTGTTGCATCATGTGATTATCAGGGGGATAGAACGAAGAAAGATATTCACGGATGATAAAGACCGCGAGAACTTCATCGACCGGCTGGACGTACTGCTGCCTAAAACCAAGACCCAATGCTACGCATGGTCATTTTTATCAAATCACGCCCATTTTCTGATCAGAAGCGGCCCGATGGGAATTGCCGCTTTAATGAGAAGATTGCTTACCGGATATGCAGTATCTTATAATAGACGACATAAGCGCCACGGACAACTTTTCCAAAACAGATATAAATCGATTATCTGTGAGGAAGACATCTACTTACTTGAACTGGTTCGGTATATACATCTGAATCCTCTGAGAGCAAAGGTTGTGGTTGAATTAGATGAACTGAATAGTTACCCCTATTGCGGGCATAGCGCCTTAATGGGGAAGCAACAGAGGGGATGGCAAGATGTGGAATATGTGCTTGGGTATTTTGGAAAAAGGGTTGGTGAAGCGAGAAAGAAATATATATCCTATGTTCAGGAAGGCATTGCCTTGGGCAGGCGACCTGAACTGGTAGGAGGCGGCCTGATCAGAAGTCTAGGTGGTTGGGATGAAATCAAAAAGATGAGACTTGAGGGTCAGGATCGCATAAAGAGCGATCAACGGATATTGGGTGGGAGTAATTTTGCAAGATATGTACTTTCGGAATCAGAAGGAGAGTTTTCCCGTAAACACAAACTAAAACAGTTGGGGTATGATTTTGAAAAGGTTGTCGAGAGGGTCTGTGACTTGTTCCAGATGGAAAAGGAGTTCATAACCCAAAGAGGCAACCAACGAGATCGGGTCAAAGCGAGGGATTTAGTTTGCTATTGGTCTGTTATTGAATTGGGGATATCAATGGTGGATGTAGCGAGGAGACTAGACATAACACCTGCTGCCGTGAGTTATTCTGTTCAACGTGGAGAAAGAATGGCGAAGCGAGAAGGTTACCAATTGGATTCATGA